A window of Citrus sinensis cultivar Valencia sweet orange chromosome 7, DVS_A1.0, whole genome shotgun sequence contains these coding sequences:
- the LOC102620301 gene encoding protein TOO MANY MOUTHS, whose translation MAQHFSKRTPLVLAFICVLPFARPFTVIMQDSGGSSGLVDGPQTGFSMNKDGARTEPKEQEAVYDIMRATGNDWATEIPDVCRGRWHGIECMPDKENVYHVVSLMFGALSDDTAFPTCDPTRSHISRSITKLPYLRTLFFYRCFTHNPQPIPAFLGQLGQTLQTLVLRENGNVGPIPSELANLTRLKVLDLHKNNLNGSIPVSLGRINGLRSLDLSGNKLTGSIPSISFPVLNVLDLNQNLLMGLIPSSLGTCHSLIKIDFSHNRLTGSIPDSISNLRDLILLDLSYNHLSGPFPISIRNLNSLQALILKSNSMGPITIPNYSFIGVRNLMILILSNMNLRGPIPESLGQLPNLHVLHLDENHLNGSIPSSFKNLKHVSELRLNNNQLTGPLPFEREMVWKMKSKLRLNNNSGLCYNAGSGFEDGLDSSIDSGIGLCDSGKPGSARSVQHLGTLEENITGTINTSVGTVHDTSNFVRSLQLISVVLMILFSL comes from the coding sequence atggcacAACATTTCTCAAAACGAACACCTCTGGTTTTGGCCTTCATTTGTGTTTTACCATTTGCTAGGCCTTTCACGGTCATAATGCAAGATTCCGGCGGATCCTCGGGCCTTGTCGATGGGCCGCAGACTGGGTTCTCGATGAACAAGGATGGAGCCCGAACCGAGCCCAAGGAGCAAGAGGCTGTCTACGACATAATGCGGGCCACAGGAAACGATTGGGCCACCGAAATTCCCGACGTGTGTCGCGGCCGTTGGCACGGCATCGAGTGCATGCCGGATAAAGAAAACGTGTACCACGTGGTGTCGTTGATGTTTGGAGCTTTATCTGATGACACTGCTTTTCCGACTTGTGATCCGACCCGGTCTCATATCTCACGATCCATCACCAAGCTTCCTTACCTTAGAACTTTGTTCTTTTACCGTTGCTTCACTCACAATCCCCAGCCAATCCCAGCATTTTTAGGTCAATTGGGCCAAACGTTGCAAACTTTAGTGCTTAGAGAAAACGGGAACGTGGGTCCAATTCCTAGTGAATTAGCAAATCTCACCCGTTTAAAAGTCCTTGATCTTCACAAAAACAATCTCAACGGTTCGATTCCAGTTTCTTTAGGCAGGATCAACGGTCTGAGGTCGTTAGATTTGAGTGGGAACAAATTAACCGGTTCGATACCCAGTATAAGCTTCCCAGTTCTAAATGTTTTAGACTTGAACCAAAACCTTCTTATGGGTCTGATCCCATCTAGTCTCGGAACGTGCCATTCTTTAATCAAAATCGATTTTAGCCATAATCGCCTCACCGGCTCAATACCCGATTCGATTAGCAATCTAAGAGACCTCATTCTCTTGGATTTAAGCTATAATCATCTCTCGGGTCCATTTCCTATATCTATTCGAAATTTAAATTCTCTCCAAGCCTTGATTCTAAAAAGTAACTCAATGGGTCCAATAACAATTCCTAATTATAGTTTCATTGGCGTGAGAAACTTAATGatacttattttatcaaacatgAATTTGCGCGGTCCAATCCCCGAGTCACTAGGCCAGTTACCAAATCTTCACGTACTTCATTTAGATGAAAATCACCTCAATGGCTCAATTCCCAGCAGTTTCAAAAACTTGAAGCATGTTAGTGAATTAAGACTaaacaataatcaattaaCAGGGCCACTTCCATTCGAGAGAGAAATGGTATGGAAGATGAAGAGCAAGCTTAGACTTAATAACAACTCAGGTCTGTGTTACAATGCAGGTAGCGGTTTCGAAGACGGTTTAGATTCATCGATTGATTCGGGTATCGGTTTATGTGACTCGGGTAAACCGGGTTCAGCAAGATCAGTGCAACATCTCGGCACCCTGGAAGAAAATATAACGGGAACAATAAATACATCAGTTGGTACAGTGCATGATACTTCTAATTTTGTTAGGTCGCTTCAGTTAATATCAGTtgttttgatgattttattttcgttGTAA
- the LOC102620388 gene encoding PTI1-like tyrosine-protein kinase At3g15890, translating into MAFGSIFCCGKVSDRKEKGKKQPTWRIFSLKELHSATNNFNYDNKLGEGGFGSVYWGQLWDGSQIAVKRLKVWSNKAEMEFAVEVEILARVRHKNLLSLRGYCAEGQERLIVYDYMPNLSLLSHLHGQHSSECLLNWNRRMDIAIGSAEGIVYLHHHATPHIIHRDIKASNVLLDADFKAQVADFGFAKLIPDGATHVTTRVKGTLGYLAPEYAMLGKASESCDVYSFGILLLELASGKKPIEKVNSAIKRTITDWALPLACERKFSELADPRLNGNFVEEELKRVVLVALTCAHSKPEKRPTMLEVLDLLKGESKEKLTELENDELFKSHQVADYNDGKAVAEDSTEKLAELENDELFKSHQVADYNDGKAVAEDSTDSISEEKDLKQVKEEIEPEKAQ; encoded by the exons ATGGCGTTTGGCTCTATCTTTTGTTGTGGGAAAGTCTCAGATCG GaaagagaaaggaaagaagCAGCCAACATGGAGAATCTTCTCATTGAAGGAATTACACTCTGCcacaaacaatttcaattacgATAACAAGCTTGGAGAAGGAGGATTTGGCAGTGTTTACTGGGGTCAGCTTTGGGATGGATCACAG ATTGCAGTGAAGAGATTAAAAGTTTGGAGCAATAAAGCAGAGATGGAATTTGCTGTTGAAGTTGAGATACTGGCACGGGTTAGGCACAAGAATTTGCTTAGTTTACGTGGCTACTGTGCTGAAGGACAAGAGCGCCTGATTGTATATGACTATATGCCAAATTTGAGCTTGCTGTCTCATCTACACGGACAGCACTCATCAGAATGCCTTCTCAATTGGAACAGAAGGATGGATATTGCCATAGGTTCTGCAGAGGGGATTGT ATATCTTCACCATCACGCTACACCACATATAATCCACAGAGACATCAAAGCTAGCAATGTGTTGCTGGATGCTGATTTTAAGGCTCAGGTTGCCGATTTTGGATTTGCTAAGCTAATCCCTGATGGTGCTACACATGTGACTACTAGAGTTAAGGGTACCCTAGGCTACCTTGCCCCTGAATATGCAATGTTAGGGAAAGCATCAGAGAGTTGTGATGTATACAGCTTTGGCATTCTCTTGTTAGAGCTGGCCAGTGGCAAGAAACCTATTGAAAAAGTGAATTCTGCAATTAAACGAACAATTACAGACTGGGCTTTGCCACTGGCTTGTGAAAGGAAGTTCAGCGAATTGGCAGATCCAAGGCTAAATGGAAACTTTGTGGAAGAAGAATTGAAAAGAGTCGTCCTTGTTGCGCTCACATGTGCTCACAGTAAGCCTGAGAAAAGACCCACGATGCTTGAGGTGTTGGACCTACTGAAGGGAGAATCAAAGGAGAAGCTGACTGAACTCGAAAATGATGAACTGTTCAAGAGCCATCAGGTTGCAGACTATAACGATGGAAAAGCAGTTGCAGAGGACAGCACGGAGAAGTTGGCTGAACTCGAAAATGATGAACTGTTCAAGAGCCATCAGGTTGCAGATTATAATGACGGAAAAGCAGTCGCAGAGGACAGCACAGACTCCATTTCAGAAGAGAAGGATCTTAAACAGGTGAAGGAGGAGATCGAACCTGAGAAAGCTCAATAG